The nucleotide sequence GTGCCGGTCGCGTCGATGGTGGCGCGGACGAGGCCGTCCTGCGAGACCACCGTCGCCGATGTCTGCGAAGCGGCTTCCTGCGCGTCCCGAAGCTGGGCCGTCTGGCGCTCGAACTGTTCGAGCAGCGTGTCGACCTGGTCCTTCATGGCGGCATTGCGCGCTTCGAGGCGTGCGCTGTCGTCGCCGGCCGTCGTCACTTGAGCCCCCGCGAGTGCTTGATCCCGGGCATACGCCACCCGGTGTCGGTAAGCGTCACCCTAATGCCAAGGGCGGAGCCTTATCAGCCGTTCTCCTTTTTCGCACCGCGAGCAGGTGGCCGGCGGCGCCCACCAGGTAGAGGACGGCCGCCGTGATCAGGAGTCCCGGCGAACGGCCGTCGTCCGGGATCACCGTCGCGGCCAGGGAGACGGCGGCGACCTGGGTGATATTGAAGAGCGTGTCGTAGAGCGCGAAGACCCGCCCCCTCGCTTCGTCGGCGACGTCGAGCTGGACCGAGGAATCGACGCAGAGTTTCAGCACCTGCCCGGCCCCGGTCACCAGGAACGCCGCGAGCAACGCGGCCGGCACCACCATCGGCAGGCCGAGTGCGAGTTGCGCGACCGCCGCCGACACCAGCGCGCCCACCACGACGCGAACCCTGCCGAGCCGTCGGAGCAGCCGGGCGGTCAGCAGTCCGGCGACGAGAATCCCGGCACCGGCGAACGCGGCCATCTGGCCCAGCCCCGTCATCCCCGCGGCGAAGTGGTTGCGCATCAGCAGCACGGTCACCAGCAGCGAGATGCCGTACGACGCGCGATGAGCGAACAGCGCGACGAACCCGGCCGTCACGCTGGGCGTCCGCCAAGCCGCTTTAGCGCCGTCCGCCAGGCCCCGGGCGACGGCGAGTGCCGGGTTCGACGGCTCGTCGACCGTCGACGGCCCGAGCAGCCCGTGCGCGAACCCCGAGGCCAGGACGGCGGCGCCGATCCCGCCCAGCGCGGCGACGGCGGTGACCCACGCGGAACCGGCGTCGTCGGCGCCGGTCAGCGCCCGGAGGCCGATCGCGCAACCACCGCCGACGACGGCGAGCACCGAACCCCAGGTCGCGGCGAAGGCGTTCGCGGCGACCACGGATTTCTCCTCGACGACGTGCGGAAGCGACGCCGACAGCCCCGAGCCGATGAACCGCGAGATGCCTTCGGAGGCCAGAGCCAGGGAGAACAGCCCGATCCCGGCCGCTCCCGTGCCCACGGCGACGGCCGTCGCGAGGATGGTGAAGGACCGCAGAAGGCTCGCGAAGATCAGGACCTTCCGGCGATCCCAGCGGTCGAGCAGCGCGCCCGCGAACGGGCCGACGATCGAATACGGCAAGAGCAACGCCGCGAACCCGCCCGCCATGGCGAGCGCGTCGGCGGCGCGTTCGGGATTGAAGAGGACGGCTCCGGCCAGTCCGGCCTGGTACATGCCGTTGCCCCAGTGCGCGGAGAACCGCGTGAACAGCAGACGGCGGAAGTCACGGTCGCGAACGTACGCCCTGGTGGGCGCCGTGGCGGTGGTCGTCACGGCGCCAGCCTATAAAGGTGGCCGATGCGCTTTGAGGTCGCCTCTCGGCGGCTATGCGCAGTGTGGCTCCAGCCGGACGGTATTCCACAAAGGCGGTTCTTCAGTGAGCCCGGGGGACACGGAAAGCGCACCGACCGTTGTGTCCAACGGTGCTCGTGATGCTGTTGTTCCCAGAGCCGGACGATTTGTCTGCGCTCGAAGTGGGATCATGGCGGACGTGCCAGCGGACGCCGAGGTCGAACCGGGAACGCTCCTGGTCGCCGCCCCCACGATGTTCGATCCCAACTTCCGGCGGACCGTCGTGTTCGTCATCGATCACCGGGACGAGGGAACGCTCGGCGTCGTGCTCAACCGGCCGAGTGACGTCCCGGTGTACGACGTGCTCCCCAACTGGGGCGGGCACGTCGCCGAACCGCAGTCGGTGTTCGTCGGCGGTCCGGTCGAGAAGAAGACCGCGTTGTGCCTGGCCGCGCTACGGACCGGTGAAACGGCGTCGAGCGTGCCCGGCGTGATCGCCGTCCGCGGGCCGGTCGCGCTGGTCGACCTCGACACCGATCCCGAGATCCTGGTGCCGAAGGTCCGCGGTGTGCGGGTCTTCGCAGGCTACGCGGGCTGGGACTCCGGCCAGCTGGCGAACGAGATCGAACGCGAAGACTGGGTGATCGTCCCGGCGCTGCCCAGCGACGTCCTCGCTTCGCCGCACCACGACCTGTGGGGTCAGGTGCTGCGTCGGCAGGGCATCCCGCTGGCGCTGCTGGCCACCCATCCGGGAGACCTCCAGCGCAATTAGGCGGTGGCGGTGTCGGCCTTCTTGAAGACGCCGCAGGTGCCGCAGGCGCAGCCACTGCATCCGGCGGGCCGCTCCGGCTCGGGCTCCGGCACCGTCGCGGCCGCGCGGTTGCCGAGCACTCCCCCGGCCGCGACCAGCGCGATCATCCCGATCACGCCCACGAACGAGGCGAGCAGCAGCCCGAACGTCGTCGGCATGACCAGCGCGGCGATCCCCGCGAGCACGGCGATCGCGCCGCCTGCCAGCGTCGGGACCCCGGCGACCTTGTTACCGAGGCGGAAGGCGTCCTCACTGCGCATCGTGGCGGCGGTGCGCACGCCGGCGCCGCGGTCACGCGGCAGCTTCTCGCGCAGGCCGAGGAAACCACCCCAGCCGACGAGGACACCCAGCACGATCGGGACCAGCGCTATGACGAACACTCCACGAGGATAAGCGTGACGTTCCGGCAACCTGCCGGATACCCTGATCGACTGTGCTACAGGCCATGTCACGCCGAGTTCTCAGTGCCGCCCTGATCGGGGCCGTCCCCCTCACCCTGATGGCCGCACCCGCCGCCGAAGCGGGTCACCGTCCGCTTCGCCTGCTCGGGGAGCAGATCGTCCCGAACGCCCTGTCCTACGAGGGCACCGTCGTCGGCGGCCTGTCCAGCATCGATTTCGACCCCCGCACCGGCGAGTACGCGCTGATCTGCGACGACCGGTCCGCCCTCAACCCGGCGCGGTTCTACACGGCGAAGTTCTCCCTCGACGCCAAGGGACTCGGCCCGGTCACCTTCACCGGCACCAAGCCGCTCCTGCGTCCCGACGGCACGACGTACCCGCCGCTGGCGAAGAACGACCCCGCGCAGCCGCCGAACATGCAGACCATCGACCCCGAAGAGCTGCGTGTCGACCCCTGGACCGGCCGGTACGTCTGGTCCCAGGAAGGCGAGCGCTCGGCGGCGGCCCGGATCGACCCGTCCATCCGCGAGGCGGAGCGCGACGGCTCCTACGTCCGTGACCTGCCGATTCCCGCCAACGAGAAGATGACCGAGACGACGGGGCCGCGGCAGAACCTCGCTCTCGAAGGCCTCACGTACGCGGGCTTCGGGTCGCTGGTCGCCAGTTCGGCGGAGGGCCCGTTGCTGCAGGACGGCCCGGAGGCGAACACCACGTCAGGTGCCCTTTCGCGCATCACGCTTCAGTCGCGGTTCGGGCCGGTCCTCGCGCAGTACGCGTACCCGCAGGAGAAGGTCTTCGCGTCGCCGAACCCGCCCGGCGCGTTCGCGACCACCGGCATCTCGTCGCTGCTGGCCGTCGACCAGGCCGATCCGACGCGCTACCTGGTGATGGAGCGTTCGTTCGTCACCGGCGTCGGCAACAAGGTCCGCATCTACGAGATCGACACCAAGGGCGCCACGAACGTCCTGAAGACGCCGTCGCTGGCTGACGCGAAGAAGGTCAAGCCGGTCAAGAAGCGCCTGCTCGCGGACCTGGCGGACTTCAAGTTGTCCACTGTGGACAACGTCGAGGGGATGACCTGGGGGCCGCGGCTCCCGAACGGCGAGCGCAGCCTGGTACTGGTCAGCGACAACAACTTCTCCGCGACGCAGGTGACCCAGTTCATCGCTCTGGCGGTCCCCTCGGAACGGCTTTGACCAGCGCGTTAAACTGGACTCATGGACACGGCTCGGCTGCTCCTTAGCCTGCCGCGCTGAACTCGGCCGAACGGCCGGGACCAGCGCGGCGACCCCTCATGCCCTCCGGGCTGAGGGGTCGAGTTGTTTCTGGAGTGGCTTGACGTGGATGAGCACGGAGGATTTCGGCGATGAACCAGGCGAGCGAAGGCGCCGACGCGGCACCTCAGCACCGCTACACCGCGGAGCTGGCGGGCCAGATCGAGCAGCGCTGGCAGGACTACTGGTCCGACCACGGCACCTACCACGCGCCGAACCCGGTGGGCCCGCTCGCGGACGAGAGCGGGGAGGTCCCGTCGGACAAGCTGTTCGTCCAGGACATGTTCCCGTACCCGTCGGGCGCCGGTCTGCACGTCGGGCACCCGCTGGGCTTCATCGCGACCGACGTCTTCGCGCGGTACCACCGCATGATCGGCCGCAACGTGCTGCACACGATGGGCTTCGACGCCTTCGGCCTGCCCGCCGAGCAGTACGCGGTGCAGACGGGGCAGCACCCGCGCAAGACGACCGAAGAGAACATGGAGACCTACCTGCGCCAGATCCGGCGCCTGGGCCTGGGTCACGACGAACGTCGCCGGATCTCGACGATCGATCCGGACTACTACAAGTGGACCCAGTGGATCTTCCTGCAGATCTACAACTCCTGGTACGACGAGAAGGCGGGCAAGGCCCGGCCGATCGTCGAACTGGAGACCGAGTACGCGCAGGACAAGCGCCGCACTCCCGACGGCCGTAACTGGTGCGAGCTGACCCGCGCCGAGCAGCTGAAGATCATCGACTCGCATCGCCTGGTCTACCTGTCCGAGGCGCCGGTGAACTGGTGCCCCGGCCTGGGCACGGTGCTGTCGAACGAAGAGGTCACCTCCGACGGCCGCAGTGAGCGCGGCAACTTCCCGGTCTTCCGCCGCAACCTGCGTCAATGGATGATGCGGATCACCGCCTACGCCGACCGGCTGGTCGACGACCTGGACCTGCTGGACTGGCCCGAGAAGGTCAAGTCCATGCAGCGCAACTGGATCGGCCGTTCGCACGGTGCGCGCGTGTCGTTCGAGGCGGGCGAGCAGAAGATCGAGGTCTTCACCACCCGCCCCGACACCCTGTTCGGCGCCACGTATCTGGTGGTCGCGCCCGAACACCCGCTGGTCGACGAGCTGACCGCCGCCACCTGGCCGGAAGGCGTCGACGCCCGCTGGACCGGTGACGCGGCGACACCCGCCGAAGCGATCGCCGCCTACCGTGCGGCGGCGGCGCGGAAGTCCGAATTGGACCGTCAGGAGAGCAAGGAGAAGACCGGCGTCTTCACCGGCTCCTACGCGGTGAACCCGGCCGACGGCAAGGAGATCCCGGTCTTCGTCGCCGACTACGTGCTGATGGGCTACGGCACCGGCGCGATCATGGCGGTCCCCGGCCAGGACACCCGTGACTGGGAGTTCGCCGAGAAGTTCGGCCTGGAGATCATCCGGACCGTCCAGCCGTCGGAAGGCTTCGATGGCAAGGCGTTCACCGGCGACGGGCCCGCGATCAATTCGGGGTTCCTGGACGGCATGGGCGTCGACGAGGCCAAGAAGACGATGATCGGCTGGCTGGAGGAGAACGGCCACGGCCGCGGCACCGTCCAGTACAAGCTGCGCGACTGGCTGTTCTCGCGCCAGCGCTACTGGGGCGAGCCGTTCCCGGTCGTCTACGACGAGGACGGCCAGGTCCACCCGCTGCCGGACAGCATGCTGCCGGTCGAACTGCCCGAGGTCGCCGACTACTCGCCGGTGACCTTCGACCCGGAGGACCGGGACAGCACGCCGTCCTCGCCGCTGGCGCGCGCGACCGACTGGGTCGAGGTCGAGCTGGATCTGGGGCAGGGCAAGAAGACCTACCGCCGCGACATCAACACGATGCCGAACTGGGCGGGTTCCTGCTGGTACCAGCTGCGGTACCTGGACCCGACCAATCCGGACGTGTTCGTCGCGCCGGAGAACGAGTCCTACTGGGTCGGCCCGCGTCCCGCCGAACACGGCGTCGACGACCCCGGCGGCACGGACCTGTACGTCGGCGGTGTCGAGCACGCGGTGCTGCACCTGCTGTATTCGCGGTTCTGGCACAAGGTGCTGTTCGACCTGGGCCACGTGTCGTCGCAGGAGCCGTACCGGAAACTGTTCAACCAGGGCTACGTCCAGGCCTACGCCTACACGGACGCACGCGGCGTGTACGTCCAGGCCGATCAGGTCGAGGAGCGGGACGGCAAGTTCTTCTTCGGCGACGAAGAGGTCAAGCAGGAATACGGCAAGATGGGCAAGAGCCTGAAGAATGTCGTGACGCCTGACCAGATGTCGACCGACTACGGCGCCGACACCTTCCGCTTCTACGAGATGTCGATGGGTCCGCTGGACGTTTCGAGGCCGTGGGCGACGAAGGATGTCGTCGGCGCGCAACGTTTCCTGCAGCGGCTGTGGCGCCTGGTCGTCAACGAGGAGACCGGCGAGCTGCGTGTGTCCACTGTGGACGCGACCGACGAGGACCGCAAGCAGCTGCACAAGACGGTCGCCGGGGTCCGCGAGGACTACGCGGAGATGCGGTTCAACACGGCCGGCGCGAAGCTGATCGAGCTGAACAACTACGTCACCAAGACCTACGGTTCGGCCGAGGCCACGCCGCGGGAACTGGTGGAGCCGCTGGTGCTGATGCTGGCGCCGCTGGCCCCCCACCTGGCCGAGGAGCTGTGGAAGCGGCTGGGTCACGCGGATTCCCTGGTGCACGGGCCGTTCCCGGTCGTCGACGAGAAGTACCTGGTCGAGGACTCCGTGGAGTACCCGATCCAGGTCAACGGCAAGGTGCGCTCGCGGGTCACCGTGCCCGCCGACGCGGGCAAGGACGCCGTGCAGGCGGCCGCGCTGGCCGACGAAAAGGTCGCCGCACTGGTCGGCGACGGCACGCCGCGCAAGGTGATCGTCGTGCCCGGACGGTTGGTCAACATCGTGCTGTAGCGCCGTGGCCGATAGCCGCCAGCGTCGAGGGTCATGAGGCGATTCGATGGAGTTGTTCAAGGACAACGAAATCGAACGGAGAACACCCCATGACCCTCGACGGCAAGGTGGCTTTGGTGACCGGCGGCAGCCGCGGGATCGGTGCCGCCACCGCGATCCGGCTCGCCGAGGACGGCGCCGACGTCGCACTCACCTATCAGAACAACGCCGAACTCGCGGCCGGTGTCGTGGACAAGATAAAGGCGCTCGGCCGCCGCGCGCTGGCGATCCAGGCCGACAGCGCCGACGCAGCGGCCGTGGTTTCCGCGGTCGACACGACGGTCGCCGAGTTCGGCAGGCTCGATGTGCTGGTCAACAACGGAGGCGTCGGCTTCGTCGGCCCGCTGGACCAGACGAGCCTGGAGGACATCGACCGCGTGCTCACGGTCAACGTCCGCGGTGTCTACGTGGCCACGCAGGCCGCGGCCCGGCACCTGGGTGACGGCGGGCGCGTGATCACCATCGGCAGTTGTATCTCGGACCGCGTGCCCGGACCCGGGATGTCGCTGTACGCGGTGAGCAAGACCGCCCTGCTGGGCATGACCAAGGGGCTGGCCAGGGAATTGGGGCCGCGCGGCATCACCGTGAACATCGTCCACCCCGGCCCGACCGACACCGACATGAACCCGGCCGACGGCCCGTACGCCGCGGACCAGCGCAGCCTGACCGCGTTCGACCGCTACGGTTCGCCGTCGGAGGTCGCCGCCACCGTGTCGTTCCTGGCGCGGACGGAAAGCAAGTACGTGACCGGCTCGACCGTCTCGGTCGACGGCGGGCACGCGGCGTAGCTACTCGGTGGACAGGCCGATCTCGCGCGCGAGATCGGCCAGCATCGCCTCGAAGAGGACGTCCGGTTTCGAGAACGGGATCGGATAATTGCCGAAGACCTCGAGCGTGACGTGCCCGTAGAGCCGGGCCCAGAACTGGATCATCAGGTACGTCACGCCGAGGTCGAGCTTTTCGAGCGGGAACGTCGCCCCGGACTCCTTCAGCACGGCGAGCAGTTCTTCCTGGAAGGACGTGAGATCGTCGCGCAGCTCGGCGGGGACCACGTCGTTCGACGGCGTCACCAGGTCGTGCATCGCGAGCACCCGCCCCGCCGCCGCGAGGAAGATCCGCCCGAACGGCTCGTCCAGCCTGCTCAACGTGTCGTCGCCCGAAGGCGACGCGAAGACCAGCGTGAACTCCTTGGTGTGCGTGAGCGCCCACCGCCGGAATCCCTTGCAGATGGCGAAAAGCTGCAACGCGCCCTCGTCCGGCAACTGCGCGATGTCCTCGGCGAGCCCGGCAGCCAGATCCGCGACGACGTCCGCGCGAAGATGCTCGACCAGATCGTCACGGGAACCGTAGTAGCGGTACAACGCCGGCGCCGTGATGCCGAGCTCGCGCGCGATGGCCCGCAGGGTCACGGCCTCCGGGCCCTGCTCGACCAGGAGTGCCCGCGCCGTCCGGCGGATGTCCTGATCGGTCGCCGCCCGCTCGCGGCCCCTGCGGCTGGGGTTGGTCATCCGGGCATTCTAGGTGGTCAGTACGGGGATTACCCCAGAAGGCGAGCCTGAAGCCTCGTGAGCGGCCGGAGCGCGAGGAAGAGCGGAATGGCCATCCCGGCGGCGATGAGGAAGTGCACGATCCACGCGCCCGCCAGCGTCGGCCCGCCCCACGTGCCCTCGGGGTCGCTCCCCGTCCAGAAGAGCCCGTAGGTCGCGATGCGCCCGACGAGATAGAAGAGCAGCGACGCGAGCAGGAACGCCACCGCGCTCGGACCGAAGGCAGCCACGAACCGCGGCCGGGACCCGCCCTCCTGCCCGAGCCAGCGCCGCGCCAGCCCGCGCTGGACCTTCGCACCCCCGAGGTAGCCCGGAAGCACGAGGAATGCGTAGATCGCGCGTTTCCAGTCCGAAATCGTCATGCTCGCTACGCTAGGAGCCGCTGACCTGCGAGAACATCGGGTAAGCCGTCGAATCGGGTAGGGAAAACCGGAGGCCGCTGTGGTGATCCACACGACCGGGCTGCGGATGTCCGCCAAACGTTCCCCGATGTCAGACGCGTATGCCACACTCGGTCGCCGAACGGCTACGACGTGAACAGGGGAGGTTCGCGTGTCGAACCCTGAGCAGCTCTTCGCTGATTTCGAGGCCAAACTGGCCGACGCCCAGCGAAAGGCGAATCAGATGCGCACCGAGATCGAAAGCGTCTCGGTGTCCGAACGCAGCAAGGACGGCCAGATCTCGGTCAAGGTCAACCACGCGGGGAACCTCGTCGGCCTGGAGATCGGCCCGTCCGTGCGGGACAACCCCGCGCTCGCCCAGGAGATCCTCCGCGTCGTCCAGAGTGCGCAGAGCAAACTCGCGGGCGCGATGCAGACCGGCGTGCCGTCCATCGCGGGCACCGAGACCATGAACGAGCTGGTCAACCAGCTGCACAACGAGTACCCGGAACCCGAACCGACGGGCTACGTCGAAGGCGGCCACCAGGAGGCGGACGAGGACGACCGCTTCGTCGCCGAAGACGAACTCGACGCTCCTCCTCCTGCCCCAAAGCCGCCCGCTCCTCCGGCCCCTCCCGCGCCGCCGCGTGCCGCGCGCAGGCAGCAGACGGACCACGAGGACGACTACTTCACCGGCGGCGACTTCCTGCGCTGAGCGGGTTCTTGAGGGAGGGAAACCATGGGGCAGCCACAAGGTAGTGAAGATTTCAAGGTCGATCCCGCGGAGCTCGCCGCGCATCGCAACACGATCGACTATCTGGGGCAACGAGTCGCGATGACGGGATCTGCTGCGGACGCGGCCATGGGCGACGAAGCGTTCGGCCTGGTCGGAATCCCCCTCGCTGCGATTTGCGCCACTGTGCAGAGCCTGGCGCGGAGCGCGATCGAGTCGGCCGTCGAAGCTTCGGCCGACCATGCCGATCGTGTGCACACCTGGCAGCAAAGGAAGCAAATGCAGGAGGACGAGTTCAAGAGCCTCTTCAAAGTGGAGGACTGACCGATGGCAGAAACACC is from Amycolatopsis lurida and encodes:
- a CDS encoding MFS transporter; its protein translation is MTTTATAPTRAYVRDRDFRRLLFTRFSAHWGNGMYQAGLAGAVLFNPERAADALAMAGGFAALLLPYSIVGPFAGALLDRWDRRKVLIFASLLRSFTILATAVAVGTGAAGIGLFSLALASEGISRFIGSGLSASLPHVVEEKSVVAANAFAATWGSVLAVVGGGCAIGLRALTGADDAGSAWVTAVAALGGIGAAVLASGFAHGLLGPSTVDEPSNPALAVARGLADGAKAAWRTPSVTAGFVALFAHRASYGISLLVTVLLMRNHFAAGMTGLGQMAAFAGAGILVAGLLTARLLRRLGRVRVVVGALVSAAVAQLALGLPMVVPAALLAAFLVTGAGQVLKLCVDSSVQLDVADEARGRVFALYDTLFNITQVAAVSLAATVIPDDGRSPGLLITAAVLYLVGAAGHLLAVRKRRTADKAPPLALG
- a CDS encoding SdpI family protein; the protein is MFVIALVPIVLGVLVGWGGFLGLREKLPRDRGAGVRTAATMRSEDAFRLGNKVAGVPTLAGGAIAVLAGIAALVMPTTFGLLLASFVGVIGMIALVAAGGVLGNRAAATVPEPEPERPAGCSGCACGTCGVFKKADTATA
- a CDS encoding esterase-like activity of phytase family protein; the encoded protein is MSRRVLSAALIGAVPLTLMAAPAAEAGHRPLRLLGEQIVPNALSYEGTVVGGLSSIDFDPRTGEYALICDDRSALNPARFYTAKFSLDAKGLGPVTFTGTKPLLRPDGTTYPPLAKNDPAQPPNMQTIDPEELRVDPWTGRYVWSQEGERSAAARIDPSIREAERDGSYVRDLPIPANEKMTETTGPRQNLALEGLTYAGFGSLVASSAEGPLLQDGPEANTTSGALSRITLQSRFGPVLAQYAYPQEKVFASPNPPGAFATTGISSLLAVDQADPTRYLVMERSFVTGVGNKVRIYEIDTKGATNVLKTPSLADAKKVKPVKKRLLADLADFKLSTVDNVEGMTWGPRLPNGERSLVLVSDNNFSATQVTQFIALAVPSERL
- a CDS encoding TetR/AcrR family transcriptional regulator is translated as MTNPSRRGRERAATDQDIRRTARALLVEQGPEAVTLRAIARELGITAPALYRYYGSRDDLVEHLRADVVADLAAGLAEDIAQLPDEGALQLFAICKGFRRWALTHTKEFTLVFASPSGDDTLSRLDEPFGRIFLAAAGRVLAMHDLVTPSNDVVPAELRDDLTSFQEELLAVLKESGATFPLEKLDLGVTYLMIQFWARLYGHVTLEVFGNYPIPFSKPDVLFEAMLADLAREIGLSTE
- the leuS gene encoding leucine--tRNA ligase → MNQASEGADAAPQHRYTAELAGQIEQRWQDYWSDHGTYHAPNPVGPLADESGEVPSDKLFVQDMFPYPSGAGLHVGHPLGFIATDVFARYHRMIGRNVLHTMGFDAFGLPAEQYAVQTGQHPRKTTEENMETYLRQIRRLGLGHDERRRISTIDPDYYKWTQWIFLQIYNSWYDEKAGKARPIVELETEYAQDKRRTPDGRNWCELTRAEQLKIIDSHRLVYLSEAPVNWCPGLGTVLSNEEVTSDGRSERGNFPVFRRNLRQWMMRITAYADRLVDDLDLLDWPEKVKSMQRNWIGRSHGARVSFEAGEQKIEVFTTRPDTLFGATYLVVAPEHPLVDELTAATWPEGVDARWTGDAATPAEAIAAYRAAAARKSELDRQESKEKTGVFTGSYAVNPADGKEIPVFVADYVLMGYGTGAIMAVPGQDTRDWEFAEKFGLEIIRTVQPSEGFDGKAFTGDGPAINSGFLDGMGVDEAKKTMIGWLEENGHGRGTVQYKLRDWLFSRQRYWGEPFPVVYDEDGQVHPLPDSMLPVELPEVADYSPVTFDPEDRDSTPSSPLARATDWVEVELDLGQGKKTYRRDINTMPNWAGSCWYQLRYLDPTNPDVFVAPENESYWVGPRPAEHGVDDPGGTDLYVGGVEHAVLHLLYSRFWHKVLFDLGHVSSQEPYRKLFNQGYVQAYAYTDARGVYVQADQVEERDGKFFFGDEEVKQEYGKMGKSLKNVVTPDQMSTDYGADTFRFYEMSMGPLDVSRPWATKDVVGAQRFLQRLWRLVVNEETGELRVSTVDATDEDRKQLHKTVAGVREDYAEMRFNTAGAKLIELNNYVTKTYGSAEATPRELVEPLVLMLAPLAPHLAEELWKRLGHADSLVHGPFPVVDEKYLVEDSVEYPIQVNGKVRSRVTVPADAGKDAVQAAALADEKVAALVGDGTPRKVIVVPGRLVNIVL
- a CDS encoding SDR family oxidoreductase, with the protein product MTLDGKVALVTGGSRGIGAATAIRLAEDGADVALTYQNNAELAAGVVDKIKALGRRALAIQADSADAAAVVSAVDTTVAEFGRLDVLVNNGGVGFVGPLDQTSLEDIDRVLTVNVRGVYVATQAAARHLGDGGRVITIGSCISDRVPGPGMSLYAVSKTALLGMTKGLARELGPRGITVNIVHPGPTDTDMNPADGPYAADQRSLTAFDRYGSPSEVAATVSFLARTESKYVTGSTVSVDGGHAA
- a CDS encoding YqgE/AlgH family protein yields the protein MADVPADAEVEPGTLLVAAPTMFDPNFRRTVVFVIDHRDEGTLGVVLNRPSDVPVYDVLPNWGGHVAEPQSVFVGGPVEKKTALCLAALRTGETASSVPGVIAVRGPVALVDLDTDPEILVPKVRGVRVFAGYAGWDSGQLANEIEREDWVIVPALPSDVLASPHHDLWGQVLRRQGIPLALLATHPGDLQRN
- a CDS encoding YbaB/EbfC family nucleoid-associated protein, with the protein product MSNPEQLFADFEAKLADAQRKANQMRTEIESVSVSERSKDGQISVKVNHAGNLVGLEIGPSVRDNPALAQEILRVVQSAQSKLAGAMQTGVPSIAGTETMNELVNQLHNEYPEPEPTGYVEGGHQEADEDDRFVAEDELDAPPPAPKPPAPPAPPAPPRAARRQQTDHEDDYFTGGDFLR